A section of the Solea solea chromosome 17, fSolSol10.1, whole genome shotgun sequence genome encodes:
- the LOC131443409 gene encoding uncharacterized protein LOC131443409 isoform X2 codes for MCLFSIPVHVSSHRYYKPHNHSQNHRNLSSLIYPTRSTHIQHHVAGSLWNCQSATPKTEFISGFATEQCLDFLALTETWITPSNTATPAALSSAHSFSHTPRSTGRGGGTGLLINPNWTFTLYPLPHFSSQSFEFHAVTVTHPVKLIIVVIYRPPGPLGHFLEELDVLLSNIPENGPPLVLLGDFNIQSEKSSDLLLLLSSLSLSLAPSPPTHKAGNHLDLIFTRNCSTSDLTS; via the exons atgtgccttttttccattcctgttcatgtctcctctcatagatactacaaacctcacaatcactcacagaatcaccgtaacctgtcctcacttatctatcccacccgctccactcACATCCAACACCATGTCGCAGGgagcctgtggaactgccagtcagctacccccaagactgagttcatctccggctttgctactgagcaatgcctggacttccttgctctcactgagacttggataacaccctccaacacagccacccctgcagctctgtcctccgcccactccttctcccacacacccagatccactggaagaggtggcgggacaggtctgctcatcaaccccaactggactttcactctttacccactgccacacttctcttcacagtcgtttgaatttcatgctgtaactgtaactcacccagtcaaactaatcattgttgtcatctaccgtccaccaggcccattgggacacttcttggaggaactagatgtcctcctctcaaacatcccagaaaatggcccaccacttgttcttcttggtgacttcaacatccagtcagagaagtcatccgatctacttcttctactttcgtctctttctctctcacttgctccttctccaccaactcacaaagctggcaaccaccttgacctcatcttcaccagaaactgctctacctccgacctcacg agttga
- the LOC131443409 gene encoding uncharacterized protein LOC131443409 isoform X1 — translation MCLFSIPVHVSSHRYYKPHNHSQNHRNLSSLIYPTRSTHIQHHVAGSLWNCQSATPKTEFISGFATEQCLDFLALTETWITPSNTATPAALSSAHSFSHTPRSTGRGGGTGLLINPNWTFTLYPLPHFSSQSFEFHAVTVTHPVKLIIVVIYRPPGPLGHFLEELDVLLSNIPENGPPLVLLGDFNIQSEKSSDLLLLLSSLSLSLAPSPPTHKAGNHLDLIFTRNCSTSDLTVTPLQVSDHFFFSYSLPLSQSDDLISSDTALVCRNIRSLSPSSLSSTVLSALPSADSFSLMHPNSATDTFLSTLSSSLDSLCPLTSRRVRKSSPAPWLSDSVRAERATIRAAERKWRKSKHPFLPSRTRCLRICTYPTLVLSSKPNIQSNLERICV, via the coding sequence atgtgccttttttccattcctgttcatgtctcctctcatagatactacaaacctcacaatcactcacagaatcaccgtaacctgtcctcacttatctatcccacccgctccactcACATCCAACACCATGTCGCAGGgagcctgtggaactgccagtcagctacccccaagactgagttcatctccggctttgctactgagcaatgcctggacttccttgctctcactgagacttggataacaccctccaacacagccacccctgcagctctgtcctccgcccactccttctcccacacacccagatccactggaagaggtggcgggacaggtctgctcatcaaccccaactggactttcactctttacccactgccacacttctcttcacagtcgtttgaatttcatgctgtaactgtaactcacccagtcaaactaatcattgttgtcatctaccgtccaccaggcccattgggacacttcttggaggaactagatgtcctcctctcaaacatcccagaaaatggcccaccacttgttcttcttggtgacttcaacatccagtcagagaagtcatccgatctacttcttctactttcgtctctttctctctcacttgctccttctccaccaactcacaaagctggcaaccaccttgacctcatcttcaccagaaactgctctacctccgacctcacggtaactccacttcaagtctctgatcatttcttcttttcctactctctcccactctcccaatctgatgatctcatctcatcagatactgcacttgtctgtcgcaacattcgctctctctctccctcctctctctcctcaactgttctatcagcacttccttcagctgactccttctccctcatgcatcccaactctgccacagacacattcctctctactctgtcctcctctcttgactctctctgtcctcttacttcacggcgggttcgtaaatcctccccagccccgtggttgtcggactcagtgcgtgctgagagagctacgatacgggcagcagaaaggaaatggaggaaatcaaaacaccctttcctcccttcaagaactaggtgtctcaggatctgcacttaccctactctcgtcctatcttcaaaaccgaacatacagagtaacctggagaggatctgtgtctga